The Amycolatopsis sp. DG1A-15b genome contains the following window.
TCGGCGATGAGCACGAACAGGGAGCTGTAGAAGAGCTGCTGCCCGGCGGTCAGCAGGACGGCGGCGACCACCACCGGGCCCGCGCCGTCGGCGATCAGGTACGCCCCCGCGCCCGCGGCCTGCAGCAGCTGGGCGCAGATCACCACGGCGCGCGGCCCGACGCGATCGACGAGCCGGCCGGCGAGCGGCGGCACGACGAGCCCGCCGATGGCACCCAGGGTGACGGCGGTGCCGGCCACGACCAGCGGCACGCCGACCACCTGCGTCACGTAGACCAGTGCCAACGGGAGGAACAGACCTGAGCCGAAGTTGTCGACCCCCAGCGCGCACAGCAGGGCGACCCGGTCACGCGTCACCCACCGACGTTAACCCCGACGAACGCCGCCAAGTCAGGACCGAACGGACACTTTCGCCAGTGGAAAAGGACACTTCCGGTGTGCCCCTTCCCCGCCGCGTCACTTGTTCGTGTCAGCCAGGCAGGCGTCGCTTCCGAGGGCGCGGCGGAGGTCGGCGTTCATCTCCGCCAGCCGGGCGGTCAGGTCGGTGACGCGCTCGTCGTCCCAGCCGCCGAGCGCCTTTTCCATGAATTCGACGTAGTTGGCTCGCCAGCTCGCGAGCTCGGCCCGGCCTTTCTCGGAGACGCTCACCAGGGACGCGCGGCCGTCTTCGGGCGCGGGACGGCGGTCGACGAGCCCGGCCGCGGACAGCTGGGTGATCTGCCTGCTGACGACCGAGAGGTCGACGAACCGGCGTTTCGCCAGTTCGGACGGCCGCGCCTCACCGTTCTTCGCCAGGTCGGACAGCAGCATCGCGGCCGCCGGGTGCAGCCCTGGCTCGCTTTGCCAAGCTTGCATGATCCAGGCGTGCTGGAGCTGGGAAGCGGTCTTCAGCTCGCGCATGAGCTCGACCCGGACGTCGTCGTCGGTATTGTCGAAGCCCATCGGTGCCTCCCTTAGTTGTGCCATACAAGTATATGGCGGGACGCTTGCTCGGGACAACCATCTCTCCGGTGAGGTCCCCCACGCCTGACCGGGCCGAATACACCCGGTCGGAGCAACAATGCGGGCAAAAGAGCGCCCGGCGGCTACCCTGCGGACGGACCGCGCGCGCGGTCCCGGCGAGTGACGTTGAGTGACGAGGTGGCAGCAGTGGCGAAGGACCCCGGAGGCGGTCCCCGACCCGTGAACAACCGCTGATGACAGCCGATTCCGTCAGCCCGCTCCCCAGGTCGTCGGCCCCGCGTGAGGCCCCCGCGGCCGTGACCGCGATGGTCCGGCTCATCCGGGACAGCTGGGCCAGGTCCGAGCCGTACATCGCCGACATCTCGCAGTTCTTCTACGGGATGCTGTTCACCCTCGCCCCGACCACGCGCGACTTCTTCCCGATCAACATGGAGATCCAGCGCGGCAGGCTGGTGCGCGCGCTGGTGCACATCGTGCAGATGGTCGACCGGCCCGACGACCTCGCGCCGTTCCTGCGCCAGCTGGGCCGCGACCACCGCAAGTTCGGCGTGGTGCCCCGGCACTACGAAGCGGTCGGCACCGCGCTGCTGGCGTCGCTCAAGAACCACCTGGGCCCGGCGTGGACGCCCGAGGTCGAACGGGCGTGGGCCGAAGCGTTCACCATCGCCGCGCGGGCCATGCAGGACGCGGCCGCGTCGGACACGAACCCGCCGTCGTGGTCGGCCACCGTGGTCGAGCACCGCCGGCTGACCTGGGACCTCGCCCTGGTGCGGCTGGTGCCCGACCAGCCCGTGCCGTACCACCCCGGCCAGTACGTGAGCGTCGAAGTACCGCAGCGGCCACGGCTGTGGCGCTACCTCTCGCCCGCGAACGCGCCGCGCGAGGACGGCGGCATCGAGTTCCACGTCCGCGCGATCGACGGCGGCTGGGTCTCCCGCGCCATCGTCAGCCACACCCAGCCCGGCGACGTCTGGCGGCTCGGCCCGCCGCTGGGCCGGATGACGGTCGACCGGGAGGCGTCGCGAGCCGTGCTGATGGTCGCCGGCGGCACGGGCGTCGCGCCGCTGCGGTCGATCCTGGACCACCTGGCGCTGTGGGGCGAGAACCCGAAGACCCACCTGTTCTACGGCGGCCCGGCCCGCGAGGACCTCTACGACCTCGAAGAACTGCGTGCGCTCGCCGCGACGAACCCCTGGCTCACCGTCACCCCGGTGGTCGAGCGCGGCGGCGACGTCCCCGGGTTCGAGCAGGGGACGCTGGCCGAAGCCGTCACGCGCTACGGCTCGTGGCCCGGCCACGACATCCTCGTGTCCGGCTCACCGGCGATGATCCGCGCGACGGTGTCGCGCATGCTGGTCGCGGGCAGCGCGCTGGACCAGATCCAGTACGACCCGTTCACGATCGACTAGCCACCGGCGGCGGCTGGCAATCCGCCGTCCGGTGAATGATTCGTTACGCTTCGGAAATCGGCAACCAGTAACGGATGAATCCGACGTCGTGATCATTCTTACCCTGCGACAGGCGGGGTTTACCGGCCGTACCTGAATTGCTCCGTTCGAGCGGAACGCGCGGAATCACGCGCATCTGCACGGGAATTCGCCTACAGTCGGGAACCCTCGGGGGCGGCACCGCACGGCGACGCCGCATGCACGGCGCGAAAAAGCCTTTGCACGACTGGAGAATACCGTTCCCGATGAGTGCTGAATCCGTGAAGATCTCCACCATGCCAGAGACGCTTCCTGTTTCGGCTGTGGAAGGTCGAGAGATGGCCCGGTTGATTCGTGAAAGTTTTGCGGAGATCGAGCCGAAAGCCGACGAACTCGCCCAGTACTTCTACGGCGCGTTGTTCGTGGTCGCCCCCGATTGCCGTGAGCTGTTCCCGGTCACCATGGCGACGCAGCGGAGCCGGCTGCTGCGCGCGCTGGTGTACGTGGTGCAGATGGTCGACCGGCCCGACGAGCTGGTCACCTTCCTCGGGCAGCTGGGTCGCGACCACCGGAAGTTCGCCGTCGTCTCCCGCCACTACGACGCCGTGGGTGTCGCGCTGATCGCGGCGCTGAAGCGGTTCCTCAAGGAGAAGTGGACCGCCGAGGTCGAGTCCGCGTGGACCTCGGCCTACGGGCTCATCGCCAAGACGATGCGTGAAGCCGCCCAGGCGGAGACGGGGCCGGCGGCGTGGTCGGCGACCGTGCTGGAGCACCGGAAGCTCGGCCGCGACATCGCCCTGGTGAAGGTGCGCACCGAAGGCCTGCTGCCCTACCGCGCGGGCGGGTACGTCAGCGTGGAAGTGCCGCAACGGCCGCGGTTCTGGCGGTACCTTTCGCCAGCGAACGCGCCCCGCGGCGACGGCCAGCTCACCTTCCACGTGCGCGCGGTGCCCGGCGGCTGGGTCAGCGGGAGCATCGTCAACCACACCAGACCGGGGGACGTGTGGCGCCTCGGTCCGTCGATGGGCGTCCTGAACGTCCGCCCGACGTCCACGAAACGCCGGCTGCTGATGATCGGCGGCGGCACCGGGATCACGCCGCTGCTGGCGATCCTCGACGACCTTTCGCGCTGGAAGCACAACCCGCCCGTGCACCTGTTCTTCGGCGGCCGGCGACCGGAAGACCTGTACGCGCTCGAGGAGCTGCGCCGGCTGGCCGCGACGTCGAAGTGGCTGACGGTCACCCCGGTCACCGAGGAGGGCGCGCTGTCCGGCGGCGACCGCGGCACGCTCGCCCACGCCGTCACCCAGCGCGGCACGTGGGGCAACCACGACGTTCTCGTTTCCGGTTCGCCGCCGATGATCCAGGCGACCGTCGCCAAGCTGCTGGCCAGGGGAATCGATCTGGAACGAATATCCTACGACCCCTTCACCCTGGACTGAGGTTTGTCCGGAATGCGCTGAGAAACTCTCAGCAAGCGGCGCGGAAGCGGCGGTGGCTCGCTATCTTCGCCGATATGGAGATGACTATTCCGGTTTCGGACGGCACCATCGGCGGCTACCTGGCGGAGCCCGCGGGCGCGGGGCCGCACCCGGGGGTGGTGCTCATCCACGACGCGTTCGGGCTGAGCCAGGACACGAAGGACATCACCGACCGCTTCGCCCGCGAGGGCTATCTCGCGCTCAGCCCGGACCTGTATTCGCGCGGCGGCCTGTTCCGCTGCGTGCGGCGGGTCTTCTCGGACATGTTCGCCAACCGCGGCCGGGCGTTCGACGACATCGAGGCGTCCCGCGCGCTCCTGGCCGCGCGGCCGGACTGCTCGGGCCGCATCGGCATCGCCGGGTTCTGCATGGGCGGCGGCTTCGCGCTAGTCGCGGCGTCACGCGGGTTCGAAGCGTCCGCGCCGTACTACGGGCAGCTGCCGAAGAACCTGTCGGTGCTCGACGACGCCTGCCCGGTGGTCGCCAGCTTCGGCAAGAAGGACTTCGGGCTGCGCGGCGCCGCGGCGAAGCTCGAGACGGCGCTCACCGAGCGCGGCATCCCGCACGACGTCAAGGAGTACCCGGACGCCAGCCACGGGTTCGCCAACAAGATCGACACCGCGGCCCCGGTGAACCTGCTGTCAAGGTCGTCGGCTTCACCTACCACCACGAAGCGGCCGAAGACGCGTGGCGCCGGGTGACGTCTTTCTTCGGCGAACACCTGCAGCAGCCGGCCCCACCTTCGCACTGAGCCGAGCGGAGCAGCGAATTCGTCGAACGGCGGTAGTTCGTTGACCGTTGTGCCCGAATCGCCTTATGGTCTAGACCACATCTTCCCCGGATGTGCTCGTTCGTCCTCCCCTCCGGAACAACGCTGTTCCCCCTCGAGGAGCCGAAATGACCTGGAAAAGAAAGCTCTTCGCGGCCGCTGCCGGCGCCCTGCTCGCGCCGGTGCTGGTCGTCGTCCTCCCCGCCACCTCGGCGAGCGCCCACGGTTACGTGTCCGATCCGCCCAGCCGGCAGGCCAACTGCGCCGCCGGGAAGGTCTCCGGCTGCGGCCAGATCGTCTACGAACCGCAGAGCGTCGAAGGCCCGAAGGGGCTGCGCAGCTGCAACGGCGGGTTGTCGCAGTTCGCCGAGCTGACCGACGAGTCGAAGCCGTGGCCGGCCAAGTCGGTGGGCAGCACGGTGACGTTCAACTGGGTGTTCACCGCCCGGCACTCGACGTCGAACTACGAGTACTACGTCGGCGGCACCCGCGTCGCGGTGTTCAACGGCAACAACCAGCAGCCGCCCTCGACGTTGTCGCACACGGTGAACCTGGCCGGCTATTCGGGCCGGATCAAGGTGCTGGCGATCTGGAACATCGCGGACACGTCCAACGCGTTCTACAGCTGCGTCGACCTTCAGGTGGGTGGCGGCGGCACCCCGCCGCCGACGACCACGCCGCCCCCGGCCACGACCCCGCCGCCCACCACGACCCCGCCCCCGACGACCAAGCCGCCGACGGGTGGCACGTGGGCGGCGGGCACGGCGTACAAGGCGGGCGACGTCGTGACGTACGGCGGCGCGAGCTACCGCTGCCTCCAGCCGCACACGGCGATCGCGGGCTGGGAGCCGCCGAACACCCCGGCGCTCTGGCAGCGCCAGTGAGAGTGGTCCTGGCCGTCGTCGCGCTGCTGCTGACCGGTTGCGCGACGACGGCTCCGCCGCAGTACAACGCGGCCGACGTGATGTTCCTGCAGATGCTGATTCCCCAGAACCAACAGGGGATCGAGATCGTCCGCCTGGCCGCGGCCCGGCCGTTGCCGTCCTCGGTGAAGGAGCTGGCGGCGGCGATCGAGGTGACCCAGCAGACCGAGACCGACGACATGCGCCGGTGGCTCCACGACTGGAACCAGCCCGAGACGGTGGCTCCGCAGGCTCACGCGGGCCACGGCGGAATGAAGATGACGGCACCGGATCTGGTCGGAGCGCTCCGAACCGCACCGGACAGCGAGTTCACCCGCCGGTTCCTGGACGTCCTGACGGGACAGCAGCAGGGAGCGGTCGAGCTGGCCCAGACGGAGAACGGGGCAGCCGGCGGGGTGAACGCCCAGGCACGGGACTTGGCGCGGCGGGTCATCGAGTCCCGGACGGCCGAGGTCAAGCAATTGCTGAACGTCAAGGCGTAACCCGCGGCGCGCTCTGCACGCACGAGGGCCTCCCCGGTCGCCCGGGGAGGCCCTCGTCAGGTCGCTCAGGTGGTCAACGGCGCTTGGGACGCCAGACCACCAACGCCGTCTGCTGGTTGAGCGGCACCAGGTCCCGGCGGTAGGACGCGTGCGCCGCCGCCGTGGCCTGCTCCGCCGCTACATACGCCGCGGTCAGTTCCTCGGTCAGCTCGGTGATCCGGGCCCGCAGCGCGTCGACCTGGTTCTCCAGCTCGATGATGCGCTTGATGCCGGCCAGGTTGACGCCGTCCTCCTGCGACAGGCGCTGGACCTCGCGCAGCAGCGCGATGTCCCGCATCGAGTAGCGCCGCCCGCCGCCGGGGGTGCGACCCGGTGACACCAGGCCCTGCCGGTCGTACGTGCGCAACGTCTGCGCGTGCATCCCGGCGAGCTGGGCCGCCACCGAGATGACGAACACCGGGGTCTCCTCGTCGCCTTCCTGGGGTATCCCGCCGAACACCACTCTCACCTACCTTGCAGCAGCTCGGTGATCTCGGGCCGGGGGTCGTGCCCGGCCATCGCCTCGGCGTACGCCTGCAGTGCCTCGCGCGCCTTGTCGTCCAGTTTGGCGGGAATCGCCGCCTGGAGGGTGACGAGCAGGTCACCTTGCGAGCCGTCGCGCTTGGCGATGCCCTTGCCGCGCACGCGCAGCACCCGTCCGCTCGCGGTGCCCGGCGGCACCTTGAGCGAGACCTTGGCTTCCAGCGTCGGCACCGTGATCGTGGTGCCGAGCGTCAGCTCCGTGAAGTCCACCGGCACGGTGATCGTCAGGTCGAGCCCCTTGCGCCCGAACAGCGCGTGCGGAGCCACGTGCACCCGGACGTACAGGTCACCGGCCTGCGCCCCACCCCGGCCCGGCTCGCCCTGGCCGGCCAGCCGGATGCGCTGGTCGTCGTCGACACCCGGCGGGATCCGGACGGTCAGCGTGCGGGTCCGCGTGCTGATGCCTTCGCCGCCGCACTCGGGGCACGGGTCGTCGATGATCGTCCCGCGGCCACGGCAGTCGCGGCACGGCTCCGAGAACGCGAACGCACCCTGGCTGCGGCTGACCAGCCCCGACCCGGAACAGGTCGGGCAGGTCCGCGGCGTCGTCCCCGGCCGGGCCCCGTTGCCGCTGCACGTCGCGCAGGTCGCCGGGCTCGACAGCCGCAACGGCAGGGTCGCGCCCTTGACCGCCTCGGTGAAGTCGATCCGGACGTCCGTTTCGACGTCGGCACCGCGCTGCGGCCGGTTCGCCGTCGCGCCCGCCGAGGCCCGGCCACGGCCGAAGATCCCGCCGAGGATGTCACCGAGCCCGCCGAAACCGCCCTGCTGCCCCGCGCCGGCGCCGGCTTGGCCGAAGATGTCGCCTACGTCGAAGCTGCCGCCACCGCCGCCGCCGCCGGGGAAGTTGAAGCCACCCCCGCCGCCGAACAGGCGCCGCGCCTCGTCGTACTCCTTGCGCTTGCTCGCGTCGGAGAGCACGCCGTAGGCCTCGGAGACCGCCTTGAACTTCTGCTCCGCCTGGGCGTTGCCGGCGTTCGCGTCCGGGTGGTTCTCCTTGGCCAGCTTCCGGTAGGCCTTCTTGATTTCGTCCGCGGTGGCGTCGGAGGAGACGCCCAGTTCACGGTAGAAGTCCTTACCGATCCATTCCCGTGCACTCATCGGGCGTCTCCTCCTCCCACTTGATTCCTCTTACTGCTGCTGTTCATCGACTCCGCCGTCGAGTGGCAGCTCGCCACCGACGGACGGGTCCCCCGGGGCCGCACCGGGCTCGTGGTCGGTCACGCCGACCAGCGCCGCCCGCAGTACGCGGTCCCCGAAGCGGTACCCGCGGCGCATGACCACGGTGACCGTCGGGCCCGCCACGTCCGGCGAGGTGTTGTGCTGCACGGCCTCGTGCACGCTCGGGTCGAAGGGCTCGCCCTCGGCACCGAACGACTCGAGTCCCGCGCGCTGCAGGCCGCTGATCAGCTTGTCGCCGACGGCCTTGAACGCGCCGGTGAGGTCACCGTGCTGCTCGGCCCGCTCGAGGTCGTCGAGCAGCGGCAGCAGGTCGTTCACCACGGTCGCCTTCGCGCCGATCACGACCGCCTCGCGGTCACGCTCGACCCGCTTGCGGTAGTTGGCGTACTCGGCCTGCAGGCGCTGGAGGTCGGCGGTGCGCTCGGCCAGCTCCTTCTCCACGTCGGAGACGACCGACACCGAATCGTCCATGATGGTCTCGCCGAGCGAAGGGCCCGCGTGCTCCACGGGCGCCTCCTCCGGCTCGGGGGCGGCGTGGGCCGGACCGGGCGGACGGACCTGCCCGGTCTGGGGGTCCACCCGCCGCCGATCCCGCACGACCACCGGCTCCTCGGGGCCTCGGCCCTGGTTCTCGGATTCGTCGTAGCTGTGGGTCACTTCTTCTCGTCCTCTTCGACGATCTCGGCGTCCACCACGTCATCGGCCTTGGCCTGGCCACCGGCCGCACCGGCGTCCCCGGCCGCACCCGCACCCGCACCGCCGGCCGCACCGGCCGCCGCGTCGGCGTTCGCGTTGGCGTACAGAGCGGTGCCCAGCTCCTGCGAAGCGGCGTTCAGCTTCTCGATCGCCTCGCGGATCTTGGTCGAGTCCGTGCCCTTCAGCGACTCGTTGGCCTCGTCGATCGCGGACTTGACCTTGCCCTTGAGGTCCTCGGGCAGCTTGTCGTCGTTGTCCTTGACGAACTTCTCGGTCTGGTAGACCAGCGTCTCCGCCTGGTTGCGGGTTTCCGCTTCCTCACGGCGCTTCTTGTCTTCCTCGGCGTGGGCCTCGGCGTCCTTGACCATGCGCTCGATGTCGTCCTTCGGCAGCGCGGAGCCACCGGTGATCGTCATCGACTGTTCCTTGTTCGTGCCCAGGTCCTTCGCGGTCACGTGCACGATGCCGTTGGCGTCGATGTCGAAGGTGACCTCGATCTGCGGCACGCCACGCGGGGCCGGCGGGAGACCGGTCAGCTCGAACATGCCGAGCTTCTTGTTGTGCGCGGCGATCTCACGCTCACCCTGGAACACCTGGATCTGCACCGACGGCTGGTTGTCGTCCGCGGTGGAGAAGATCTCCGAGCGCTTGGTCGGGATCGTGGTGTTGCGCTCGATGAGCTTGGTGAAGACGCCACCCTT
Protein-coding sequences here:
- a CDS encoding MarR family winged helix-turn-helix transcriptional regulator codes for the protein MGFDNTDDDVRVELMRELKTASQLQHAWIMQAWQSEPGLHPAAAMLLSDLAKNGEARPSELAKRRFVDLSVVSRQITQLSAAGLVDRRPAPEDGRASLVSVSEKGRAELASWRANYVEFMEKALGGWDDERVTDLTARLAEMNADLRRALGSDACLADTNK
- a CDS encoding globin domain-containing protein is translated as MTADSVSPLPRSSAPREAPAAVTAMVRLIRDSWARSEPYIADISQFFYGMLFTLAPTTRDFFPINMEIQRGRLVRALVHIVQMVDRPDDLAPFLRQLGRDHRKFGVVPRHYEAVGTALLASLKNHLGPAWTPEVERAWAEAFTIAARAMQDAAASDTNPPSWSATVVEHRRLTWDLALVRLVPDQPVPYHPGQYVSVEVPQRPRLWRYLSPANAPREDGGIEFHVRAIDGGWVSRAIVSHTQPGDVWRLGPPLGRMTVDREASRAVLMVAGGTGVAPLRSILDHLALWGENPKTHLFYGGPAREDLYDLEELRALAATNPWLTVTPVVERGGDVPGFEQGTLAEAVTRYGSWPGHDILVSGSPAMIRATVSRMLVAGSALDQIQYDPFTID
- a CDS encoding globin domain-containing protein, encoding MARLIRESFAEIEPKADELAQYFYGALFVVAPDCRELFPVTMATQRSRLLRALVYVVQMVDRPDELVTFLGQLGRDHRKFAVVSRHYDAVGVALIAALKRFLKEKWTAEVESAWTSAYGLIAKTMREAAQAETGPAAWSATVLEHRKLGRDIALVKVRTEGLLPYRAGGYVSVEVPQRPRFWRYLSPANAPRGDGQLTFHVRAVPGGWVSGSIVNHTRPGDVWRLGPSMGVLNVRPTSTKRRLLMIGGGTGITPLLAILDDLSRWKHNPPVHLFFGGRRPEDLYALEELRRLAATSKWLTVTPVTEEGALSGGDRGTLAHAVTQRGTWGNHDVLVSGSPPMIQATVAKLLARGIDLERISYDPFTLD
- a CDS encoding lytic polysaccharide monooxygenase encodes the protein MTWKRKLFAAAAGALLAPVLVVVLPATSASAHGYVSDPPSRQANCAAGKVSGCGQIVYEPQSVEGPKGLRSCNGGLSQFAELTDESKPWPAKSVGSTVTFNWVFTARHSTSNYEYYVGGTRVAVFNGNNQQPPSTLSHTVNLAGYSGRIKVLAIWNIADTSNAFYSCVDLQVGGGGTPPPTTTPPPATTPPPTTTPPPTTKPPTGGTWAAGTAYKAGDVVTYGGASYRCLQPHTAIAGWEPPNTPALWQRQ
- a CDS encoding DUF305 domain-containing protein, which produces MRVVLAVVALLLTGCATTAPPQYNAADVMFLQMLIPQNQQGIEIVRLAAARPLPSSVKELAAAIEVTQQTETDDMRRWLHDWNQPETVAPQAHAGHGGMKMTAPDLVGALRTAPDSEFTRRFLDVLTGQQQGAVELAQTENGAAGGVNAQARDLARRVIESRTAEVKQLLNVKA
- a CDS encoding helix-turn-helix transcriptional regulator — its product is MFGGIPQEGDEETPVFVISVAAQLAGMHAQTLRTYDRQGLVSPGRTPGGGRRYSMRDIALLREVQRLSQEDGVNLAGIKRIIELENQVDALRARITELTEELTAAYVAAEQATAAAHASYRRDLVPLNQQTALVVWRPKRR
- the dnaJ gene encoding molecular chaperone DnaJ, with amino-acid sequence MSAREWIGKDFYRELGVSSDATADEIKKAYRKLAKENHPDANAGNAQAEQKFKAVSEAYGVLSDASKRKEYDEARRLFGGGGGFNFPGGGGGGGSFDVGDIFGQAGAGAGQQGGFGGLGDILGGIFGRGRASAGATANRPQRGADVETDVRIDFTEAVKGATLPLRLSSPATCATCSGNGARPGTTPRTCPTCSGSGLVSRSQGAFAFSEPCRDCRGRGTIIDDPCPECGGEGISTRTRTLTVRIPPGVDDDQRIRLAGQGEPGRGGAQAGDLYVRVHVAPHALFGRKGLDLTITVPVDFTELTLGTTITVPTLEAKVSLKVPPGTASGRVLRVRGKGIAKRDGSQGDLLVTLQAAIPAKLDDKAREALQAYAEAMAGHDPRPEITELLQGR
- the grpE gene encoding nucleotide exchange factor GrpE, whose amino-acid sequence is MTHSYDESENQGRGPEEPVVVRDRRRVDPQTGQVRPPGPAHAAPEPEEAPVEHAGPSLGETIMDDSVSVVSDVEKELAERTADLQRLQAEYANYRKRVERDREAVVIGAKATVVNDLLPLLDDLERAEQHGDLTGAFKAVGDKLISGLQRAGLESFGAEGEPFDPSVHEAVQHNTSPDVAGPTVTVVMRRGYRFGDRVLRAALVGVTDHEPGAAPGDPSVGGELPLDGGVDEQQQ